ATCTGTTCCTGGGAAAGTCCCTTGAGATTTCTTAATACAATCAGATTCTCACTTAACATATCTATTCACCTCAAATTCGTACATTTCATACATTTCTTAGTTCTATGAATATTATAATGTTTAGTTACGCAGATCACAACCAACCACACTTGTCAGAATTTACGAATTTCTGTTATTTTCAGTTGCATCAATTATTCTTTTCGATTTATATTTTTTAATGTTCTGTTATGTAAAAGTTAATATATAAATTTAGGAATAATCGCATTTGTTTTATAGACCCATTCGGACACACTAGGCGTGAATGTCAGCAAGTCTACTTGTTATTTTAAGTGTTCAGATTCGAACACTTTACTTGTTTTCATGGCGAATGAAATTCAAATGAGCCTATCAATTCCTTTATAAAACACAATTCAAAATCTAACAAAAAAACGACAGGATTTTTCATCCTGCCGCAGTGTACTCTTTGCACACCCTATAGTTATTCTATGGGTTCATTTTTGTGTCATCAATCCTGTCGCCTCAACCCAACCTCTGGTCTGCGCCTATATGGACGCCTATTTCACCGTCGATATGTTCCCATATACACACTAGACTTGAGTAGATAAGATTGTTGTATCCCCTACAAACCTTGATTTTAAGCCGTTTTCTAAAGACTACTTTCTTGACAGAAGGCAAACGGTTTCCACATGGAACGATAGGCTCACCTCGATGTCTGGTCTGTATTTTTGATTTTGCCCGTTCGCGGGAATAGGTCAATAGTGGTTTATATGGCTGTTTTTTGTTCGAGGGAACAGGTCAACTGATTTCGTCCGTTCGCGGGAATGAGTCAACATTATTCCTCGAATACTTAACGGTCAAGAGAAAATCGGCATAAAGTGATACCTGTTACGCTCACATAATTCTAAGCCTTCCTTATGTATGATGTCCACCGATTATACACATCCTTTAGCGGTGCGTCTAGATAACTCAAAGCCTTGTCCTTTATCCAATCTGGCACACCGTAGGCGGCTTCAGCAATGCTTCCAGTAATAGCTGCAAGTGTGTCGCTATCGCCACCGAGAGAGATGGCATTTCGGATTGCATCCTCAAAGTCCGTACTTTCAAGGAATGCAACAATCGCCTGTGGCACCGTATCTTGACAGCTTTCATTGAAGCGGTAGGTGGGACGAATTTCGTCAAGGATTCTGTTAAGGTAATAATCAAACAACAATGGAATTTCCTCACGGATATGTTTCTTAGCGGCCTCCAGTCCGTACCCGTAGGCTATCATTATGCAATAGGCAGTCGCTTCTGCCCCCTTTATACCTTCCGGGTGGTCATGTGTGACACCCGACGAAACTATCGCCAGTTGCCTCGCATTATAAATGCTGGTTTCAGGGCAGTCACCCGGATAGTAGCTTTTGTAAGCATATTCGGCACAAGGAGAAACCCTCATTGCCGAACCATTGCCCCAGCTATTATAGGGTTTGCAGTCATCAGAATGTATCCACGCACCGAATCTGCCACCGTACCCTGAGTCAGGGTAGAGTCGTCCCCACTTCTTATAAGCATAGATAAAATCGTCGGCTTTACCACCGTTCATAATAGCATCTGCCGTAGCAATGGTCATCACGGTATCATCTGTGAAAAAGCAGTCGTCACGGAACAGCGGGAAGTCTTTGGTTTTTATGTTATGCCATTCATAAACTGAGCCTACGATATCTCCTATAATTGCTCCGAGCATTATTTACGACCTCCTCGCCGCTTCACATCTTTGCGGATTTCCTCAAAGCAAGTCTCGTCAACCGTTCCCGACTCGCGAAATGTCGCCACAGCGCTTGCCATTACCTTAAAGTTCAGCTTCGTACCTTCGCTATCAGCAAGGTAGTCAACCGCTCTGTCAGGAGCAATTCCGAACCTGCCGGCGGTCTGAACCGCATCGATATTCGCCCCAAGGAAGACAAACTCCCAACCATACTTTTCTTTTTGTTGCTTAATCTGTGCTTTAATCTTTTCGGCAGTATATTCACGACTAGAGTTTTCCTCACCATCTGTGATAATTACAAACATTACCTTTTCGGCGCGGTAATCTTCAGCAGTATGCTTTTGAGCATTACCAATTTTATTAATCGTCCTGCCGATTGCATCAAGAAGTGCTGTCGATCCGCCAACCTGATATTCTTTGTCAGTAATCGGGCTGACTGCCTTAATGTCAATACGGTCATGGAGCAGTTCATAGTTGTTATCAAACAACACAGTTGTAATGTAGCACTCACCATCTACTGCCTTCTGCTTTGCGAGCATTGAATTGTAACCACCAATAGTGTCAGCTTCCAGTCCGCTCATTGAGCCACTTTTGTCGAGTATGAATACCAGTTCAGTTAATCCCTTTTTCATTTTGGTAGCCTCCTAAGATTTATTGTAATCTTAGAATACTACTTTACTTGAGACCGGCGGTCGCTTCAGAAGCGACAAATTACCTTTGAGATGCAAAACCCTCATATCTGGGTTCATATTTATAATGCATTATCCCCTCAATCAATTCCAAAGCAAAAACACCTAAGTCTGCATCAATAATTATGTCGATTCGTCGGCAATTCGTTTTAATCCAATTTTTTATATTTGAAGAAGTAATGTTTAAGCTGCGCATCTCACTATCCGAAAGCAGTGATTTTGCAAGTGTTGATGGTGCATTCAAACCATAATGTTGACTGCAGAATCTTGCATTACTTCTATAATTAGCTTTTCCGATTTTTAGAAATTCGTCACCGAGCAAAAACATGTAGATTGCCATCTTCCCATCAGGCAATCGAGTAGGTGGAATATGCGGTAAACCTCTATCAACGATTTCATACTTGTCCTTAAAAATTGGTTTACCAATTGCTAATGTAGCTTTTTGAATTAGTGAATCTATTTCATAAACATAATCCATAATCAGCACCCTCCCAACAGCGGCTGGTCGTATTCAAACAGCACTTCATTGATCGCAAAAACATCGTACTTACCGTTTGCGATGAAGTACTCCACAATAACATCGAATTTGACGGCGTGAGATAGTGCATAGCCCGCTCGTTCCAAGAGGTCGTCGGTTTCGTCGAGAGATAACTTCAGCGCTACAGCAAGAGCAATAGCTGTGCGCTTGCTTGGCATATATCCTTTGTTGCTTCTGATCTTAGAGAATAATTTTCGGTCAAGGTTGGCACGTTTGTATACTTCAACATCCGTCATTCCTTTGGCATCAATCAAACGCAGGAGCATCTGAGAGAATGGCTCATCAAGGTTGCCAACTAAATCATCAAGCGGGGCAGGAGCGCCAATAGGAGCGAGCATTTCTTCAAGAAGAGGCTCATTGAATATATTAGCACGCTCATCTGCTTCGGATATGGCTTTGCGTTCTACATCAAGCAGCTTCCGTCGCTTTATTTGGTGTGTGTCAACGTAATGCTCATCTATGTAACTTTCGACTGCACCGAGCAGCTCGCGGCTTACAGTAAATGCCGATTTATCAAACACTACAAGTGTTATATCAATATCGTTGTTGATGAGAAAATCTTGAATTGCAGCAGTAGCCACTTGAAGGGCTTCGTCTTTTGGGTATCCGTAAATCCCGCTTGAAATCAATGGGAACGCAATACTTTCACAGTTGTTTTCGATGGCAAGCCGGAGCGACTCCATGTATGCGGAACGTAGTAGTTTTTCACTCTGCTCGGTATTCTGATATCTATAAACGGGGCCTGCCGCGTGAATAACAAACTTAGCGGGCAGGTCGAATCCTGATGTAATAACCGCCTCACCCGTTTTAATCGGGGAGAGTTTATCACAGGCAGCTTGAAGCTGTGCCGCTCCCGCCGCTTTGAAGATAGCTCCACAAACCCCACCGCCCATTTGCAGGTCGGTGTTGGCGGCGTTGACTATAGCGTCAACTTTCATTTTTGTTATGTCCTGACGGACTATGGTAAATGGCATCGTTAATCCTCCAATTCAATTGCTTTATTACATTTCAGCACACCTTCGCTATCAAATTGGTGATAGATTTATCTGCATCTCTTAGATCTATAAAAACAACCTCAACGTTAACCTTATCTTCTGACGAATACTTAAATTCACTTCTGCTTATTCTATCGGAATGTGGATAAAGTAATAGAATTTTGTCCGCATCATATTTTTTACTGTAAGCATACATTTGGTACATATCAGATTGAGAGATACCAAAGTTGCGGGAATTATCAGAGAGAAGTTTCCACTTTGTATCCATAACGATTGTACGATCGCTAAACTCTGTAACGATGTCAGGCCGGAGAGCAAAAGCACGGGTAGGGCTATCAAACAGGCTGTATCTGGTATCTTGTGTCCGAAGGTTAGCACGGTCACCGATGTGCCGACGAAACTTTGATGCTACAAAACTCTCAAAAACTTTCCCCATTGGAAACAAGAGTGCTAATGCGACCTCGCTTCCGGCAAAAGCGGTGAAGCTGTTGCCACGTAGGAAAACGCGGCACCAGGAAAGTGCCTTGACATAGTGGCTCATGCTGCGGTCGTTTATGCATTTTGAAAAATCTGATTCGTAGCTTGCGGAATAATCAACACCTTCAAAAAACATAAGCAAACGGATGGCATCACGACGATTGCGGCTATCAGTTGTCTGTTTCAAAAGAAAACGCAGTGTGGATTTAATTAACCGATTCTCAGGCCGATTGATACTAAAGTCGTCAAAGCAAACAAAGAATCGGTCTTGATTAATCAGGTTGTACTTGATGTTCTGGGAAGCCAGTAGTTTGCCTTTATAGAACCGCTCATTAGCCTCGACAGACGTATATGCTGCTTTTAATCCTTGTTTAGTCAGTATGGAAACCTCGTCAAGAAACATCTTGATAAATATTTCGAGAAGACTCATCCGATCTGTGTGCAGGTTCGAGATGTTAAAATCCTTAAATGTCACATCTTTGAGTGTTTTTAACATCTCAAGAAAAATCCGTTTTGTATCACCATCAGAAATATCACCGCTTGCTATCTTTGGTAAAATTTCTATGACCGTCCCATCTGTCATTGTTATTAATCCTACATAGTTACGAGCGGTGATAATTTTACCTATACCACGGCGAGCAGACAAGGAGAGCAGTTCGACCGCCTCTGTTTCTGCGTTAGAGGTATTAGCGAGAATAAAAGATTCAAGGGCATCAAAGGTTTTTTCCGGTAAACTCT
This DNA window, taken from Dehalobacter sp., encodes the following:
- a CDS encoding ADP-ribosylglycohydrolase family protein — translated: MLGAIIGDIVGSVYEWHNIKTKDFPLFRDDCFFTDDTVMTIATADAIMNGGKADDFIYAYKKWGRLYPDSGYGGRFGAWIHSDDCKPYNSWGNGSAMRVSPCAEYAYKSYYPGDCPETSIYNARQLAIVSSGVTHDHPEGIKGAEATAYCIMIAYGYGLEAAKKHIREEIPLLFDYYLNRILDEIRPTYRFNESCQDTVPQAIVAFLESTDFEDAIRNAISLGGDSDTLAAITGSIAEAAYGVPDWIKDKALSYLDAPLKDVYNRWTSYIRKA
- a CDS encoding VWA domain-containing protein, whose product is MKKGLTELVFILDKSGSMSGLEADTIGGYNSMLAKQKAVDGECYITTVLFDNNYELLHDRIDIKAVSPITDKEYQVGGSTALLDAIGRTINKIGNAQKHTAEDYRAEKVMFVIITDGEENSSREYTAEKIKAQIKQQKEKYGWEFVFLGANIDAVQTAGRFGIAPDRAVDYLADSEGTKLNFKVMASAVATFRESGTVDETCFEEIRKDVKRRGGRK
- a CDS encoding macro domain-containing protein; its protein translation is MPFTIVRQDITKMKVDAIVNAANTDLQMGGGVCGAIFKAAGAAQLQAACDKLSPIKTGEAVITSGFDLPAKFVIHAAGPVYRYQNTEQSEKLLRSAYMESLRLAIENNCESIAFPLISSGIYGYPKDEALQVATAAIQDFLINNDIDITLVVFDKSAFTVSRELLGAVESYIDEHYVDTHQIKRRKLLDVERKAISEADERANIFNEPLLEEMLAPIGAPAPLDDLVGNLDEPFSQMLLRLIDAKGMTDVEVYKRANLDRKLFSKIRSNKGYMPSKRTAIALAVALKLSLDETDDLLERAGYALSHAVKFDVIVEYFIANGKYDVFAINEVLFEYDQPLLGGC
- a CDS encoding McrC family protein, giving the protein MRFSNKSYTITEYGGFTRGVSLSGYQSLPEKTFDALESFILANTSNAETEAVELLSLSARRGIGKIITARNYVGLITMTDGTVIEILPKIASGDISDGDTKRIFLEMLKTLKDVTFKDFNISNLHTDRMSLLEIFIKMFLDEVSILTKQGLKAAYTSVEANERFYKGKLLASQNIKYNLINQDRFFVCFDDFSINRPENRLIKSTLRFLLKQTTDSRNRRDAIRLLMFFEGVDYSASYESDFSKCINDRSMSHYVKALSWCRVFLRGNSFTAFAGSEVALALLFPMGKVFESFVASKFRRHIGDRANLRTQDTRYSLFDSPTRAFALRPDIVTEFSDRTIVMDTKWKLLSDNSRNFGISQSDMYQMYAYSKKYDADKILLLYPHSDRISRSEFKYSSEDKVNVEVVFIDLRDADKSITNLIAKVC